Proteins from one Chroococcidiopsis sp. CCMEE 29 genomic window:
- a CDS encoding zinc-dependent alcohol dehydrogenase family protein: MKVQAIAQFGEPSVFKLMDLPRPEVIPGHVLIRVAASSINPVDYKIRQYGPAFAPDLPAVLHGDVAGVIEQVGEGVNAFKPGDQVYACAGGVKGLGGALAEFMLADADLVALKPKSLTMTETAALPLVAITAWESLINRAKVQPGQTVLIHAATGGVGHIGIQLAKWAGAKVFTTASTDQKLAIAKDLGADIAINYRQQTVEDYVAEYTGGKGFDVVFDTVGKDNLDKSFAAAALNGTVVSISTRSTHDLSPLHSKGLTLHVVFMLIPLLHRIGRAQHGKILFNVAKLVDQGKVRPLLDPKSFNFSEVAVAHQYAESGQAVGKIVLQQ, from the coding sequence ATGAAAGTACAGGCGATCGCCCAATTTGGAGAGCCGAGTGTATTCAAATTAATGGATTTGCCTCGACCTGAAGTAATTCCAGGTCACGTACTCATCCGTGTTGCTGCTTCTAGCATTAACCCGGTTGACTATAAAATCCGTCAGTATGGTCCAGCTTTTGCCCCAGATTTACCCGCAGTGCTGCATGGGGATGTGGCAGGTGTAATTGAACAAGTGGGGGAAGGGGTCAACGCTTTTAAACCTGGCGATCAAGTCTACGCCTGTGCTGGCGGCGTGAAAGGTTTGGGTGGTGCTTTAGCTGAGTTTATGTTGGCTGATGCTGACTTAGTAGCTTTAAAGCCAAAATCACTCACTATGACAGAAACTGCTGCACTTCCCCTAGTAGCAATCACCGCTTGGGAGAGTTTAATTAATCGCGCCAAGGTACAGCCTGGACAAACGGTTCTGATCCACGCTGCTACAGGCGGAGTGGGTCACATTGGTATCCAACTGGCAAAATGGGCGGGTGCCAAAGTATTCACAACCGCCTCCACGGATCAGAAGTTAGCGATCGCTAAAGATCTCGGTGCGGATATAGCGATCAACTATCGCCAGCAAACCGTGGAGGATTATGTCGCAGAGTATACGGGTGGCAAAGGCTTTGATGTCGTTTTTGACACTGTAGGTAAGGATAACCTTGACAAATCTTTTGCAGCAGCGGCGTTGAATGGCACAGTAGTTTCAATTTCTACCCGTTCCACCCATGACCTTAGTCCCCTCCACTCCAAAGGTCTTACCCTACACGTAGTCTTCATGCTTATTCCCCTGCTGCACAGAATTGGTCGAGCACAACATGGCAAGATATTATTCAACGTTGCCAAGCTTGTAGACCAAGGAAAAGTCCGTCCTTTGCTCGATCCGAAATCATTCAATTTTTCTGAAGTCGCTGTAGCGCACCAGTATGCCGAATCCGGTCAGGCAGTGGGTAAAATCGTTTTGCAGCAATAG
- a CDS encoding CHASE3 domain-containing protein, with translation MALFEIVPINFQHRLTRAILLPLLLMLALAGVLSWQLSRLLEVTKWVDYTNKVIAQANQFQKLLVDMETGLRGYLVTGNSVFLEPYTQAGLLIDDVFNDFERLTKDNQRQQQHLTNLRSDYVQWESYARYMLTLRKRSEDYQTYSINIIGKERMDTMRREIASLIQTEEKLRQERSQAAEQVAHLVLVTSTGLLVLVGSLLAAFTRNQLIAVSQSYKHALQRAQHQAEALRESQQQLQAILDGSTAVIYVKDTQGRYITINRQYETLFHLTKELVKGKTDYDIFPKETADVLRANDQKVLSAGTPLEWEEAVPQDDELRTYLSSKFPLKDHAGVPYAICGISTDISERKQAEEARQKQSEQERTIAQLSKLNTLKDDFLSTVSHELRTPISNIKIALTMLKISLTHIDERSQRYLEILQAECNRESELINELLDLQRLEAGSYSALCVEVVNLQEMLPTIIEPFYVRAGQRQQTLQINLPPDLPVLVSDRPSLERILAELLNNACKYTPASGEIVLSVRYSSLPATTVTPTLDSASATIFTISNSAEIPAAYLPHIFEKFYRIPKADLWKQGGTGLGLTLVQKLVEQLQGTIRVESSRGWTTFTVYLPNQPKA, from the coding sequence ATGGCACTATTTGAGATTGTCCCCATAAACTTTCAACACCGCCTCACTCGGGCTATCTTACTGCCGTTGCTCCTGATGCTAGCGCTGGCAGGTGTCTTATCTTGGCAGCTGAGCCGCCTGCTTGAGGTGACGAAGTGGGTAGACTATACCAACAAAGTGATTGCCCAAGCGAATCAGTTTCAGAAACTTCTGGTGGATATGGAAACGGGACTGCGCGGGTATCTCGTCACCGGAAATTCAGTTTTTCTCGAACCTTACACACAGGCGGGTTTGTTAATCGATGACGTGTTTAATGACTTTGAGCGTTTAACCAAGGACAACCAACGGCAGCAGCAGCATCTCACGAATTTGCGCTCTGATTATGTCCAGTGGGAAAGCTATGCGCGTTATATGCTGACGCTCAGAAAACGCAGCGAGGATTATCAGACGTACTCTATTAATATCATTGGCAAGGAGCGCATGGACACGATGCGGCGTGAGATCGCGTCGCTCATCCAAACCGAGGAGAAGCTGCGCCAGGAGAGGAGCCAAGCAGCTGAGCAAGTAGCACATCTAGTGCTCGTAACCAGTACTGGCTTATTAGTCCTGGTGGGGAGTCTATTGGCAGCCTTTACCAGGAACCAACTGATTGCGGTATCCCAGAGCTACAAGCATGCGCTTCAAAGAGCGCAACACCAGGCTGAGGCGCTGCGAGAAAGTCAGCAGCAGCTACAAGCTATTTTGGACGGGTCAACGGCTGTGATCTACGTCAAAGATACACAGGGTCGATACATTACCATCAACCGCCAATATGAAACCCTGTTCCACCTCACTAAAGAGTTGGTTAAAGGCAAGACCGACTACGATATCTTTCCCAAGGAAACAGCCGACGTATTGCGGGCAAACGACCAAAAGGTGCTCTCAGCAGGAACTCCCTTGGAGTGGGAAGAAGCCGTTCCTCAAGACGATGAACTACGCACCTACCTTTCGAGCAAATTTCCCCTCAAAGACCATGCTGGAGTTCCCTACGCAATCTGCGGCATTTCTACCGACATCAGCGAGCGCAAGCAGGCGGAAGAGGCGCGCCAAAAGCAGAGCGAGCAAGAGCGTACAATAGCACAGCTCTCAAAGCTCAATACTCTCAAAGACGACTTCCTCAGCACAGTTTCCCACGAATTGCGGACTCCCATCTCCAATATCAAGATCGCGCTGACTATGCTAAAAATTTCTCTCACTCATATCGATGAACGCAGTCAGCGTTATTTGGAGATCTTGCAAGCTGAGTGCAACCGTGAAAGCGAACTGATCAATGAACTGTTAGACTTGCAGCGATTGGAAGCTGGGTCTTATTCGGCTTTGTGCGTCGAGGTTGTAAACCTGCAAGAAATGTTACCAACTATCATTGAGCCGTTTTACGTTCGGGCTGGGCAACGCCAGCAAACATTACAAATTAATCTTCCCCCCGATCTGCCTGTGCTAGTCTCAGACCGTCCTAGCCTGGAAAGAATCTTAGCAGAACTGCTGAATAATGCTTGCAAGTATACTCCGGCTAGTGGTGAAATTGTCTTGAGTGTTCGCTATAGCTCATTACCAGCAACCACAGTAACCCCTACACTAGATTCAGCTTCAGCAACTATTTTTACGATTAGTAATTCAGCAGAAATTCCAGCAGCATATTTGCCACATATCTTTGAGAAGTTTTATCGCATCCCCAAAGCCGATCTCTGGAAACAAGGCGGAACTGGGTTAGGGCTAACCCTGGTGCAGAAGCTAGTCGAACAGTTGCAGGGGACAATCCGAGTTGAAAGCTCTAGAGGGTGGACTACCTTTACTGTTTATTTACCTAATCAGCCAAAGGCTTAA
- the ychF gene encoding redox-regulated ATPase YchF, which yields MLRAGIVGLPNVGKSTLFNALVANAKAEAANFPFCTIEPNVGVVSVPDERLNVLANISSSAQIVPARVEFVDIAGLVKGASQGEGLGNQFLSHIREVDAIVHVVRCFENDDIIHVAGSVDPVRDIEIINLELALADLAQIERRMERTRKQARANKDAQAELALLEKLSAALNEGKSVRQVGLTEEEAEMIKGLGLLSSKPIIYAANVSEEDLATGNQWVEQVRQIAQQEKAQVVVVSAQVESELVELPEEDRADFLASLGVEEGGLKTLIRATYELLGLRTYFTSGPKETRAWTIRAGMLAPQAAGVIHSDFERGFIRAETVAYNDLVATGAMNAAKEKGLVRSEGKDYVVQEGDVLLFRFNV from the coding sequence ATGCTAAGAGCCGGGATTGTCGGACTTCCCAACGTCGGAAAATCTACCTTATTTAACGCCTTGGTTGCCAATGCTAAAGCTGAGGCGGCTAATTTCCCTTTTTGCACAATTGAACCGAATGTCGGTGTTGTCTCAGTGCCAGATGAGCGGTTAAATGTTCTAGCTAATATTTCTTCCTCGGCGCAAATTGTCCCGGCTCGCGTTGAGTTTGTGGATATTGCTGGTTTGGTCAAAGGTGCGAGTCAGGGCGAGGGACTAGGTAATCAATTTCTGTCCCACATCCGGGAAGTTGATGCCATTGTCCATGTGGTGCGTTGTTTTGAGAACGACGACATTATCCACGTTGCTGGTTCTGTTGACCCCGTGCGAGATATTGAAATCATCAATTTGGAACTAGCTTTAGCCGATTTGGCACAAATCGAACGGCGGATGGAGCGCACTCGTAAACAAGCTCGTGCCAACAAAGATGCTCAAGCAGAACTAGCTCTGCTGGAAAAATTGAGTGCTGCGCTAAATGAGGGAAAATCGGTTCGGCAGGTTGGTTTAACTGAAGAAGAAGCTGAAATGATTAAGGGACTGGGACTACTCAGCAGTAAACCGATCATCTACGCTGCTAATGTGTCTGAGGAAGATTTAGCAACGGGGAATCAGTGGGTAGAGCAGGTGCGGCAAATTGCCCAACAAGAAAAGGCTCAAGTTGTAGTAGTTTCGGCTCAGGTGGAATCAGAGCTAGTAGAGTTACCAGAGGAAGACCGAGCAGACTTTCTTGCCTCTTTGGGAGTGGAAGAAGGTGGGTTAAAGACCTTGATTCGCGCTACTTATGAACTCTTAGGTTTGCGTACCTACTTCACGAGTGGTCCCAAAGAAACCCGCGCTTGGACAATTCGGGCGGGAATGCTTGCACCTCAGGCAGCTGGTGTGATTCACTCTGATTTTGAGCGGGGCTTTATTCGAGCTGAAACTGTTGCCTATAATGACCTCGTGGCAACTGGAGCGATGAATGCTGCGAAGGAAAAGGGTTTAGTTCGCAGTGAGGGGAAAGATTATGTAGTTCAGGAAGGCGATGTGCTGCTCTTCCGGTTTAATGTGTAA
- a CDS encoding aminotransferase class I/II-fold pyridoxal phosphate-dependent enzyme has translation MQFDNSSQAKAPLLDALWECANKNHAPFYTPGHKRGQGISQQLANCFGPSVFQADLPELPELDNLFAPQGVIQEAQQLAAAAFRAEHTWFLVNGSTCGIEAAILATCNTGDKIILPRNVHSSGVAALILSGAIPIFVNPEYDPVLDIAHSITPSGVQAALEQHPDAKAVMMVYPTYYGVCGDVMAIAILAHQHNIPLLVDEAHGPHFAFHPNLPTPALAAGADLTVQSIHKVLGAMTQASMLHVQGSRIDIDRVSKSLQLVQSTSPSYLLLAALDAARQQMATQGKQLMSRTLQLADAARNRLSQISGLSVLQPLKTPGFVALDSTRLTVTVSALGLTGFAADEILHQQLGVTAELPALQHLTFIITLGNTEADIERLVQAFTTLAKEYRRSSLTLKNPEWDNFLSKLGDSLQISPREAFFAPTETLPIEQTSDRISTELVCPYPPGIPVLMPGEVITPEAIDYLQQIQAKGGLISGCADPSIRTLKVVKASI, from the coding sequence ATGCAATTTGACAACTCCTCTCAAGCAAAAGCACCCTTATTGGATGCCCTTTGGGAGTGTGCTAACAAAAATCATGCGCCCTTTTACACACCAGGACACAAGCGGGGACAGGGAATTTCCCAACAGCTGGCTAATTGTTTCGGACCCAGTGTGTTTCAAGCCGATCTCCCGGAATTGCCAGAGTTAGATAACTTGTTTGCTCCACAAGGCGTGATTCAGGAGGCTCAACAGCTAGCAGCAGCAGCATTTAGGGCAGAACACACTTGGTTTTTGGTCAATGGTTCCACCTGTGGAATAGAGGCGGCAATTTTAGCTACCTGTAACACCGGAGATAAAATCATCCTGCCTAGAAACGTGCATTCCTCTGGTGTAGCTGCCCTAATTCTCTCAGGTGCCATTCCCATCTTTGTCAATCCTGAATATGACCCAGTTCTAGACATTGCCCACAGCATTACCCCTAGCGGAGTGCAGGCTGCCCTAGAGCAGCATCCTGATGCTAAGGCAGTGATGATGGTTTACCCAACTTACTACGGTGTTTGTGGAGATGTGATGGCGATCGCTATCCTAGCTCACCAACACAATATCCCTCTATTGGTAGATGAAGCCCACGGTCCCCATTTTGCTTTTCATCCCAATTTACCCACGCCAGCCTTAGCAGCTGGGGCAGATTTAACGGTGCAATCTATCCACAAGGTACTGGGAGCAATGACTCAGGCATCGATGCTCCACGTCCAAGGCAGCAGGATAGATATTGACCGAGTGAGTAAATCATTGCAACTGGTGCAGTCTACTAGCCCTAGCTATTTACTCCTAGCTGCCCTAGATGCAGCGCGGCAACAAATGGCAACCCAAGGGAAACAGTTGATGTCCCGCACATTACAACTGGCTGATGCAGCCAGAAACCGCCTTAGTCAAATTTCGGGATTGTCGGTTCTACAACCCCTAAAAACACCAGGTTTTGTTGCCCTTGACAGCACGCGGCTAACTGTAACCGTTTCTGCTTTAGGACTAACAGGATTTGCTGCCGATGAAATTCTCCATCAACAGTTGGGTGTTACAGCTGAGTTGCCTGCGCTCCAGCATCTAACCTTTATCATCACTTTAGGCAATACAGAGGCAGATATTGAGCGATTAGTGCAAGCTTTTACCACCCTTGCCAAAGAGTATCGACGGTCAAGCTTGACATTAAAAAACCCTGAGTGGGATAATTTTTTAAGTAAACTGGGTGACTCTTTGCAAATTTCTCCCCGTGAAGCTTTCTTCGCTCCAACAGAGACATTACCGATTGAACAGACAAGCGATCGCATCAGCACCGAATTAGTCTGTCCCTACCCACCCGGAATACCAGTATTGATGCCCGGAGAAGTTATCACCCCAGAGGCAATCGATTACCTGCAACAAATCCAGGCAAAGGGCGGATTGATCAGCGGTTGTGCTGATCCAAGCATACGTACATTAAAGGTAGTAAAAGCATCAATTTGA